One part of the Georgfuchsia toluolica genome encodes these proteins:
- a CDS encoding PilT/PilU family type 4a pilus ATPase, translated as MERDEALKFIYQLLAMMVQKKGSDLFITAGFPPAIKIDGKMMPVTQQTLTPQHTLELARSIMNDKQAAEFEASKECNFAISPAGIGRFRVNAFVQQGRIGMVLRTINVQIPNFDDLHLPEVLKDVAMTKRGLVLFVGGTGSGKSTSLAAMIGHRNQNSYGHIITIEDPVEYVHEHRNCIVTQREVGVDTDSWEVALKNTLRQAPDVILIGEIRDRGVMEHAIAFAETGHLCMGTLHANNSNQALDRIINFFPEERRPQLLMDLSLNLKAIVSQRLIPLKDAKGRAAAIEIMLNSPLIADLIFKGEVHEIKEVMKKSRELGMQTFDQALFDLYEAGRISYEDALRFADSMNEVRLTIKLQGKESKDRDVNAGIQHLDIV; from the coding sequence ATGGAACGCGACGAAGCATTAAAGTTCATATACCAGCTTCTGGCCATGATGGTGCAGAAGAAGGGTTCCGATCTTTTCATTACTGCGGGTTTCCCTCCCGCGATCAAGATCGACGGCAAGATGATGCCGGTCACACAGCAGACGCTGACGCCGCAGCACACGCTCGAACTGGCGCGTTCGATCATGAACGACAAGCAGGCTGCCGAGTTCGAGGCAAGCAAGGAATGCAATTTCGCCATTTCGCCGGCCGGCATCGGCCGCTTCCGCGTCAATGCCTTCGTACAGCAGGGCCGCATCGGCATGGTATTGCGCACCATCAATGTCCAGATCCCGAATTTCGACGACCTCCACCTGCCCGAGGTGCTCAAGGATGTGGCAATGACCAAACGCGGCCTGGTCCTCTTTGTCGGCGGCACCGGGTCAGGCAAGTCGACCTCGCTGGCGGCGATGATCGGCCACCGCAACCAGAACAGCTACGGCCACATCATCACCATCGAAGATCCGGTTGAATACGTGCATGAGCACCGCAACTGCATCGTCACGCAACGCGAAGTCGGTGTCGATACCGATTCGTGGGAAGTCGCGCTGAAAAATACGCTGCGCCAGGCGCCGGACGTGATCCTGATCGGCGAGATCCGCGACCGGGGTGTCATGGAGCATGCCATCGCCTTCGCCGAGACCGGCCACCTCTGCATGGGCACGTTGCACGCCAACAACTCGAACCAGGCACTTGACCGCATCATCAATTTCTTCCCCGAAGAGCGTCGCCCGCAACTGCTGATGGACCTCTCGCTCAATCTCAAGGCGATAGTGTCGCAGCGCCTGATTCCGTTGAAGGACGCCAAGGGCCGCGCGGCGGCGATTGAAATCATGCTCAACTCGCCGCTGATCGCCGACCTGATCTTCAAGGGCGAGGTACACGAAATCAAGGAAGTCATGAAGAAGTCGCGCGAACTGGGCATGCAAACCTTCGATCAGGCCTTGTTCGACCTCTACGAAGCCGGCAGGATCAGCTATGAGGACGCCCTGCGCTTTGCCGATTCAATGAATGAAGTGCGGTTGACGATCAAGCTGCAGGGCAAGGAATCGAAGGATAGGGACGTCAACGCCGGCATCCAGCATCTCGACATTGTTTGA
- a CDS encoding YggT family protein: MQWARAPFRNPIGQFVITITDWMVRPARRVIPTAWGHDLPSLVLAWLMQAIYLGVIYGISGFFKGGMGHIGIVALIALIETASVACTLAIAIVIISALLSWINPHAPVAPVINAVAGPMLQPFQRVIPLIGGIDLSPIALFFVIKLIDIGLASLRMWLLMP; the protein is encoded by the coding sequence ATGCAATGGGCACGTGCGCCGTTTCGCAATCCCATTGGCCAGTTTGTCATCACGATCACCGACTGGATGGTGCGGCCGGCGCGGCGCGTGATTCCCACTGCCTGGGGACATGATCTGCCGAGCCTCGTGCTGGCCTGGCTGATGCAGGCGATTTACCTGGGCGTGATCTACGGCATCAGCGGCTTCTTCAAGGGCGGCATGGGTCACATTGGCATCGTCGCGCTGATCGCCCTCATTGAAACCGCAAGCGTTGCATGCACCCTTGCCATCGCAATCGTCATCATCAGCGCGTTGCTGTCATGGATTAATCCACATGCGCCAGTCGCGCCGGTAATCAACGCCGTTGCGGGGCCGATGCTGCAGCCGTTCCAGCGCGTCATCCCCCTGATCGGCGGCATCGATCTGTCACCCATTGCGTTGTTTTTTGTCATCAAGCTGATCGATATCGGGCTTGCCTCGCTGCGCATGTGGCTGTTGATGCCATGA
- a CDS encoding DUF167 domain-containing protein, whose amino-acid sequence MTWLRASGDGVLLTLHIQPGAKKTEVVGLHGDALKLRLSAPPVDGKANDALIAFLAARLGIPKSRLTLVSGQTSRRKCVAVSDADVAEVERRLQSQADSR is encoded by the coding sequence ATGACCTGGCTGCGTGCCAGCGGAGATGGCGTGCTGCTTACGCTGCATATCCAGCCCGGCGCGAAGAAGACCGAGGTCGTCGGCCTGCACGGCGATGCGCTCAAGCTGCGCCTGTCGGCGCCGCCGGTCGATGGCAAGGCCAATGACGCCTTGATCGCGTTTCTCGCCGCCCGGCTCGGTATTCCAAAGTCGCGGCTTACGCTGGTATCGGGTCAGACCTCGCGCCGCAAATGCGTTGCAGTAAGCGACGCAGACGTCGCTGAAGTCGAGCGTAGGCTACAGAGCCAAGCGGATTCGCGCTAG
- the proC gene encoding pyrroline-5-carboxylate reductase translates to MKISFLGGGNMANALIGGLRHQGYSATDIQVVEPVAEMRAKLADIYGVRCTPAIDEGAMNCDIWMLAVKPQQLREAIAPLKGRLGTQLVISIAAGIRSSDIGRWLGGYARIVRTMPNTPALIGAGITGLYAGPGVNHQERASAEKILNAAGPTLWVDDEAQMDAVTAISGSGPGYVFYFMEALQKAAEDAGFDRAAARKLAVQTFLGAARLAEHGNESPAILRERVTSKGGTTEAALKSLDADGVAAAIARATKAAQTRGVELGDQLGADS, encoded by the coding sequence ATGAAGATTAGTTTTCTCGGCGGCGGCAACATGGCCAATGCCCTGATCGGCGGCCTGCGTCATCAGGGCTATTCCGCGACGGACATCCAGGTAGTGGAGCCGGTGGCAGAGATGCGCGCGAAGCTTGCCGACATTTATGGCGTGCGCTGTACGCCTGCTATCGACGAGGGCGCGATGAACTGCGACATCTGGATGCTCGCCGTCAAGCCGCAGCAATTGCGCGAAGCCATCGCTCCGCTCAAGGGCCGGCTCGGCACGCAACTGGTAATCAGCATCGCGGCGGGTATCCGTTCCAGCGACATCGGCCGCTGGCTCGGTGGTTACGCCAGGATCGTGCGCACCATGCCCAATACGCCGGCCCTGATCGGTGCCGGCATCACCGGTCTTTATGCCGGACCGGGCGTAAATCATCAGGAGCGCGCCAGCGCGGAGAAAATCCTCAATGCCGCCGGACCGACGCTGTGGGTCGACGACGAAGCGCAGATGGATGCCGTTACCGCCATCTCCGGCAGCGGGCCGGGCTATGTGTTCTATTTCATGGAAGCATTGCAGAAGGCTGCCGAGGACGCCGGGTTCGATAGGGCAGCCGCGCGCAAGCTCGCGGTGCAAACCTTTCTCGGCGCGGCACGGCTCGCTGAGCACGGCAACGAATCGCCCGCCATATTGCGCGAGCGAGTGACATCGAAGGGCGGCACCACTGAGGCGGCGCTCAAATCGCTTGATGCTGATGGCGTGGCCGCCGCCATTGCTCGAGCCACAAAAGCTGCGCAAACACGCGGCGTTGAGCTTGGCGACCAACTGGGGGCAGATTCATAA
- a CDS encoding YggS family pyridoxal phosphate-dependent enzyme has protein sequence MTTIAANLQVVRQRIAAACAAAGRAPASVTLLAVSKTWPAVQVRAAVACGQRAFGESYVQEATDKIAQLRDLVVEPRLEWHFIGPLQSNKTRTVAERFDWLHSLDRAKLAERLSAQRPAALAPLQVCIEVNVSGEASKSGCAPEEAAALAQAVARLPNLTLRGLMAIPEPTEDIALLRSRFALLRQLQDRLNAQGLALDTLSMGMSHDLEAAILEGATIVRVGTAIFGER, from the coding sequence ATGACAACAATTGCCGCCAACTTGCAAGTCGTGAGACAGCGCATTGCTGCAGCCTGCGCGGCGGCAGGGCGTGCGCCGGCAAGCGTTACGCTGCTGGCGGTAAGCAAGACCTGGCCCGCCGTGCAAGTGCGCGCAGCGGTAGCCTGCGGGCAGCGCGCCTTTGGCGAGAGCTATGTGCAGGAAGCGACGGACAAGATCGCGCAACTGCGCGATCTTGTCGTCGAGCCGCGTCTCGAATGGCATTTCATCGGCCCCTTGCAAAGCAACAAGACGCGCACCGTGGCGGAACGATTCGACTGGCTGCATTCGCTCGATCGGGCAAAGCTGGCAGAGCGGCTGTCGGCGCAACGGCCTGCCGCGCTGGCGCCATTACAGGTCTGCATCGAGGTCAATGTCAGCGGCGAAGCGAGCAAGAGCGGCTGTGCGCCGGAAGAGGCCGCAGCGCTGGCGCAGGCGGTGGCGCGCCTGCCGAATCTGACCTTGCGCGGCCTGATGGCCATTCCCGAACCGACCGAAGATATTGCGCTGTTGCGTTCGCGCTTTGCCTTGCTGCGACAATTGCAGGATCGGTTGAATGCGCAGGGCCTGGCGTTGGATACGCTGTCAATGGGCATGTCGCACGATCTTGAAGCGGCTATTCTTGAAGGTGCGACCATCGTGCGCGTTGGCACGGCGATATTTGGAGAAAGATAG
- a CDS encoding type IV pilus twitching motility protein PilT, whose protein sequence is MDITELLAFSVKNKASDLHLSSGLPPMIRVHGDVRRINLPPLEHKDVHAMVYDIMNDGQRKVYEENLEIDFSFAVPNLARFRVNAFVQHRGAAAVFRTIPDKVLTLEQLNCPKIFGEIARTPRGIVLVTGPTGSGKSTTLAAMVDDINENDFGHILTVEDPIEFVHQSKKCLINQREVGPHTLSFANALRSALREDPDVILVGEMRDLETIRLALTAAETGHLVFGTLHTSSAAKTIDRVVDVFPAAEKEMVRSMLSESLRAVISQTLLKTKDGSGRVAAHEIMIGTPAIRNLIRENKVAQMYSSIQTGQQFGMQTLDQNLQELVKRNVVSSAEARTKAANKDNFAG, encoded by the coding sequence ATGGATATTACCGAACTGCTGGCCTTCTCCGTCAAGAACAAGGCCTCCGACCTGCATTTGTCTTCCGGTCTGCCACCGATGATCCGCGTCCATGGCGACGTGCGCCGCATCAATCTGCCGCCGCTGGAACACAAGGACGTGCATGCCATGGTGTACGACATCATGAACGACGGCCAGCGCAAGGTGTATGAGGAAAACCTCGAAATCGACTTCTCCTTCGCCGTGCCCAATCTGGCGCGCTTCCGCGTCAATGCCTTCGTCCAGCATCGCGGCGCCGCCGCCGTGTTTCGTACCATTCCGGACAAGGTGCTGACGCTGGAGCAATTGAACTGCCCGAAGATTTTCGGCGAGATCGCGCGCACGCCGCGCGGCATCGTGCTGGTCACCGGCCCGACCGGTTCTGGCAAGTCCACCACGCTGGCGGCGATGGTCGATGACATCAACGAGAACGACTTCGGCCACATTCTGACCGTCGAGGACCCGATCGAATTCGTGCACCAATCGAAGAAATGTCTGATTAACCAGCGCGAAGTCGGCCCGCACACCTTGTCCTTCGCCAACGCCCTGCGCTCGGCGCTGCGCGAAGACCCGGACGTGATCCTGGTGGGCGAAATGCGCGACCTGGAAACTATCCGCCTCGCCCTGACCGCCGCCGAGACCGGCCATCTGGTCTTTGGCACCTTGCACACCAGCTCGGCGGCCAAGACCATCGACCGAGTCGTGGACGTCTTCCCGGCAGCGGAGAAGGAAATGGTGCGTTCCATGCTGTCCGAATCCCTGCGCGCGGTCATTTCGCAGACCCTGTTGAAAACCAAGGACGGCTCGGGCCGCGTCGCCGCGCACGAGATCATGATTGGCACGCCGGCCATTCGCAATCTGATCCGCGAGAACAAGGTCGCCCAGATGTATTCCTCGATCCAGACCGGCCAGCAATTCGGTATGCAGACGCTGGACCAGAACCTGCAGGAACTGGTAAAACGTAATGTCGTTTCCTCGGCGGAAGCCAGAACCAAGGCGGCGAACAAGGATAATTTTGCAGGCTGA
- a CDS encoding Nudix family hydrolase, protein MTVTHVAAAVLLREDGSYLLGQRAADTFYPGFWEFPGGKVEPGEAPRDALIRELREELGIEVVQCFPWIVREHEYEHAHVRLHFFRVTKWQGELQDHVHAALSWQTIGAKSVAPMLPANGPVLKALTLPDFYAITQAARIGADAQLAALEQALKHGLRLVQIRERDMPEPQRTAFASEAVRLIQGFGARALINGDADMALELGADGIHLSARELMALTQRPEFKLVGASCHTRGELDQAIALGLDFAVVGSVNATPTHGMQEGIGWEAFNIIIADCPIPVFAIGGLQRDNMLAAWRHGAHGIAAIRSAWAVDSF, encoded by the coding sequence CCGATACTTTCTACCCGGGCTTTTGGGAATTCCCCGGCGGCAAGGTGGAGCCCGGCGAAGCGCCGCGCGACGCCCTGATTCGCGAGTTGCGCGAGGAACTTGGCATCGAAGTGGTGCAGTGTTTTCCGTGGATCGTGCGCGAACATGAATACGAACACGCCCACGTCAGGCTGCATTTTTTCCGCGTCACCAAATGGCAGGGCGAATTGCAAGACCACGTCCATGCGGCACTGTCATGGCAAACGATAGGCGCGAAAAGCGTCGCACCGATGCTGCCGGCCAACGGACCGGTGCTGAAAGCGCTGACGCTGCCCGATTTCTATGCCATCACGCAGGCTGCCAGGATCGGCGCCGATGCGCAACTCGCCGCATTGGAGCAGGCACTGAAGCATGGATTGCGGCTGGTGCAGATTCGCGAACGGGATATGCCGGAACCGCAGCGCACCGCCTTTGCTTCCGAGGCCGTGCGTCTGATTCAAGGCTTCGGCGCGCGCGCGCTCATCAACGGCGACGCCGATATGGCGCTGGAACTCGGCGCCGACGGCATTCATCTGTCCGCCCGGGAACTGATGGCGCTGACACAAAGGCCGGAATTCAAGCTGGTCGGCGCTTCCTGCCATACGCGCGGCGAACTGGATCAGGCCATTGCGCTTGGTCTGGATTTCGCCGTGGTCGGATCAGTCAACGCGACACCGACGCACGGGATGCAGGAAGGTATCGGTTGGGAAGCATTCAATATAATCATCGCCGACTGCCCCATCCCGGTTTTTGCCATCGGCGGACTGCAACGCGACAACATGCTTGCAGCATGGCGGCACGGCGCGCACGGGATCGCCGCGATTCGTTCCGCCTGGGCGGTTGATTCGTTCTAG